The sequence TTGCTTTTCACCTCACTAACGAATTCTTTGGCTGGTTTAAAAGCAGGAATAAAATGTTCAGGAATTTCAACCGCTACATTTTTTTTGATGTTACGGCCAATTTTAGCAGCTCTTTTTTTAGTAATGAAGCTGCCAAAGCCACGTATGTAAATGTTTTGGCCTTGAGAAAGACTCTCCTTTACCTCTTTAAACATTGTCTCCAGTGTAACCAAAACATCTACTTTTGGTATTCCTGTTTTTTCAGAAATGTTGTTGATGAGATCTGATTTTCTCATTATTAAGTGTTTTTTTAATAGGTATTTGCATTAAAGTAACAAAAAAAACATGAATTACCCAAAAAAACAGGAATTGTTTTTCAAGACAGTATCAAATCATTCAATTAGTTACAGTTGTAAATTTGATTATATATTAATTATTCCCCTCCTGAAATAACCTCCAATGAGGAAGAAAAACACGACAGTAGATAAAATAAGCCGCTTTTTTACCAAAGAACTGATGCTTTGGAACCTGGATAAAAACCATCGAAATATGCCATGGAAGGGCGAGAAAGACCCTTATAAAATCTGGTTAAGTGAAGTTATGTTGCAACAAACAAGGGTATCACAGGGATTGGAATATTATAATCGATTTATTGCGGCGTTTCCTACCATTCTGGCGCTTGCCGAAGCTGCGGATGAGAAAGTGGTCAAAATGTGGGAGGGACTGGGTTATTACAGCCGCTGCAGAAATCTTTTACATACAGCCAGATTTATCAGTTATGAATTGGGAGGAATATTCCCTCAGGATTACCATCAAATTATTCAGTTAAAGGGAGTTGGTCCTTATACGGCAGCTGCAATTGCATCTTTTGCCTACAATCAACCCTATGCGGTATTGGATGGAAATGTTTTTCGCGTGATTTCCCGTTTTTTTGGCATTGATACACCAATCGATACAAATGCAGGTAAAAAAGAGTTTGAGGAATTGGCTCAGGCTTTACTTGACAAAATCCGCCCCGGCCTTTATAATCAGGCGATTATGGATTTTGGAGCAACGGTTTGTAAGCCGGCTACCCCTAATTGTGGCTCTTGTTTGCTTGCAAAGAAATGTGCTGCTTTTCTGAATGGTCAGGTAAATCAGTTACCGGTGAAATCTAAGACAATCACCAAAAAGAAAAGGTGGTTTACCTATTTTATCTTTCACTGTAAAGGATATTTGGCCATAAGGCAAAGAAGACAAAAAGATATCTGGCAGGGGCTGAATGAGTTTTATTTGTTTGAATCAGAAAGAGCAATACATTGGACAACTGCACATGTTAAGGAATGGCTGGAAGAGCAACTGGCTATTGAATCTGCTGAGGTAAAATCCATTTCACCTTCGGTGGTTCAGCAATTGACCCACCAGCAGATAAGCGGACAGTTTATACATATTGAGTTAGCTTCTATTCCGGTTTCATTGAAAAGTCTGGATTGGATTCAGGAAAAACAAATGAGTGAATTTGCCTTCCCCAGATTAATAAATGGGTATTTGGAAGCTATTCCGAATAAAAAAACCAGTTGATGGTAAATAAATAAAAAATGGGTATTTTTAAGAAGCAATTTACCTAAATCAAATGCATATGCGAGGAGTTAACAAGGTTATGCTGATTGGCAATCTGGGGAAAGACCCAGATATACAACAATTGGAAGGGAATATTGGTGTTGCTAAATTTCCGTTGGCTACAACCGAAACATATAAAGACAGGACAGGTAAGCTCGTTTCTCAAACTGAGTGGCACACTGTGGTTTTATGGCGGGGATTGGCAGATTTGGCAGAAAAATATTTACACAAGGGTAGTCTAATTTATATTGAAGGAAGATTGAGAACCAGGAGTTGGGAAGATAAGGAAGGCAATAAAAAATTTGCTACGGAAGTAGTAGCAGACAATTTAATTATGCTGGATAAAAAAATGGATGGCACAGCAGGACCAGGCTCAGGCGAGCCCGATTATGAATCTCTTCCGTTTTAATTGTAGCAGAAATGATATTTTTGCTTTCTAACCAAAATCCGTGACTTTGGATTATCACCTTGCAGTTGATGTATTATATACTCCCTTTTTATTAAGCGCAGTGCAAACGCAAGGCACTACCGTAATGGTTATGGTGCTCGTATTTTTGTTTTTTCTGTCTTTTGTTTTATCAGGAGCTGAAGTAGCTTTTTTCTCTTTAACACATAAAGACATCAATCTGCTACGTTCCAAACAGATTCCTCCTTATCAGCGGATTGTTGATTTACTGGAAGAACCTAAATCTTTCCTGGCATCTCTGTTGATTGCCAATAGCTTTGTTAATATTACCATTATCATTGTTTCCAATCTTTTGATTGATAACCTCTTCAATTTTGAGCAATATGGTGCAGCCTGGGTTGAGTTTATTATAAAAGTACTCGCTGTTTCCTTTATGCTTGTATTGTTTGGAGAAGTAATGCCAAAAGTGTTGGCAACACAAAACAATATCCGCTTTGCCAAAGACTTTGGAGGAATAGTGCAGGCCATGACTTACTTGTGTGGAGGTTTAGGAAAAAAGCTGGTGAAATACTCTGATAAGTTTGAAAAAGTATTGAGTAATAAAAATGGAAATGCGTATAGTTTGGAAGAATTGGATCATGCAATTGATATCACAACTGATAATACAGCTTCTGAAAATGAAAAGAATATTTTAAAAGGGATTGTAAAGTTCGGAAACATCACAGTAAAGCAGGTGATGAAGACCAGAGTGGATGTACACGGGGTTGAAGAAGAGATTAATTTTCAGGAATTGATTACACTGGTAAAAGAACTGAATTACAGTAGACTTCCTGTGTATAAGGAAGGTCTTGATCATATAACGGGTATGATTCACACAAAGGACTTGCTTCCTTATCTTGATCAGCCTCACAATTTTAACTGGAAACAATTATTGCGTCCTCCTTTTTTTGTGCATGAGCAAAAAATGATTGAAGATCTGTTGAAAGAATTTCAG is a genomic window of Sediminibacterium sp. TEGAF015 containing:
- a CDS encoding HU family DNA-binding protein; protein product: MRKSDLINNISEKTGIPKVDVLVTLETMFKEVKESLSQGQNIYIRGFGSFITKKRAAKIGRNIKKNVAVEIPEHFIPAFKPAKEFVSEVKSKRK
- the mutY gene encoding A/G-specific adenine glycosylase codes for the protein MRKKNTTVDKISRFFTKELMLWNLDKNHRNMPWKGEKDPYKIWLSEVMLQQTRVSQGLEYYNRFIAAFPTILALAEAADEKVVKMWEGLGYYSRCRNLLHTARFISYELGGIFPQDYHQIIQLKGVGPYTAAAIASFAYNQPYAVLDGNVFRVISRFFGIDTPIDTNAGKKEFEELAQALLDKIRPGLYNQAIMDFGATVCKPATPNCGSCLLAKKCAAFLNGQVNQLPVKSKTITKKKRWFTYFIFHCKGYLAIRQRRQKDIWQGLNEFYLFESERAIHWTTAHVKEWLEEQLAIESAEVKSISPSVVQQLTHQQISGQFIHIELASIPVSLKSLDWIQEKQMSEFAFPRLINGYLEAIPNKKTS
- a CDS encoding single-stranded DNA-binding protein, with the protein product MRGVNKVMLIGNLGKDPDIQQLEGNIGVAKFPLATTETYKDRTGKLVSQTEWHTVVLWRGLADLAEKYLHKGSLIYIEGRLRTRSWEDKEGNKKFATEVVADNLIMLDKKMDGTAGPGSGEPDYESLPF
- the gldE gene encoding gliding motility-associated protein GldE; translated protein: MDYHLAVDVLYTPFLLSAVQTQGTTVMVMVLVFLFFLSFVLSGAEVAFFSLTHKDINLLRSKQIPPYQRIVDLLEEPKSFLASLLIANSFVNITIIIVSNLLIDNLFNFEQYGAAWVEFIIKVLAVSFMLVLFGEVMPKVLATQNNIRFAKDFGGIVQAMTYLCGGLGKKLVKYSDKFEKVLSNKNGNAYSLEELDHAIDITTDNTASENEKNILKGIVKFGNITVKQVMKTRVDVHGVEEEINFQELITLVKELNYSRLPVYKEGLDHITGMIHTKDLLPYLDQPHNFNWKQLLRPPFFVHEQKMIEDLLKEFQLKRIHFAIVVDEFGGTSGIITLEDILEEVIGEIKDEFDEEDSGYKKLDDNNYIFEGKLMINDVCKIMNLDLNTFDELRGESDSLAGLVLEIAGEIPQVNQVIPTDEFEFTILEVAKNRIVKVKLTIKERGDE